In one Brassica oleracea var. oleracea cultivar TO1000 chromosome C9, BOL, whole genome shotgun sequence genomic region, the following are encoded:
- the LOC106314420 gene encoding basic leucine zipper 43: MSSTSLEPVHICFDDATITGDEITEILEFLQSDTSDNPSGSNELEAPVDERKRKRTISNRESAKRSRLRKKRRFEDLTEEVNRLKSKNQELVNQLANVLSCGNAISKENNRLKTESVCLEFRLLELYRFLVAMQSPISTSLNYISKLMI; encoded by the coding sequence ATGTCCTCAACCAGTTTAGAGCCGGTTCATATCTGCTTTGATGATGCTACCATAACCGGAGATGAAATCACAGAAATTTTGGAATTTCTTCAATCAGATACGTCGGACAACCCGAGCGGTTCAAACGAGTTGGAAGCACCGGTTGATGAGAGGAAGAGAAAGCGAACGATATCAAACCGGGAATCAGCAAAGAGATCAAGGTTAAGAAAGAAGAGACGTTTTGAGGACTTAACCGAAGAGGTAAACCGGCTGAAGTCTAAGAATCAGGAGCTTGTTAACCAGCTGGCTAATGTGTTGAGCTGTGGTAATGCCATATCAAAGGAGAATAACCGATTGAAAACTGAATCGGTTTGCCTTGAGTTCAGGCTTCTAGAGTTGTACCGGTTTTTAGTGGCCATGCAATCGCCAATCTCAACGAGTTTAAATTACATTTCAAAGCTTATGATTTAA